CATGGGGTTCGAGGAGGACGTGGAAGCCTTGCTCGCCGCGGCGGTCTCCGCGCGCCAGACCCTGGTGTTTTCCGCGACGATGCCGTCTTGGGCGCGTCGTTTGGCTGAGCGACACCTGAAGGATCCTTTTGTGGCGAACCTCGTGAAGGACGAGGCCGTGACGTACCGCGAGCTCGCGATCGAAGCGCCGACCGCGACACGCATAGCGGTGCTTTCGGACGTGCTGCACGCGTACGGGGCGGGCCGTGCGATCGTCTTTACCCGCACCAAGGCGGAGACGGACGCGTTGGCTACGGCCCTCGCGGGGAGGCGGCATGCGGCGGAGGCGGTGCACGGGGACCTTAGCCAGGCTGCGCGGGAGCGCGTGGTGGCCCGTTTCCGCAAGGGGCTGGTGCGGGTGCTGGTCGCGACGGACGTCGCCGCGCGCGGCCTGGACGTGCCTGAGGTCGAGCTGGTGGTGCACTACCGCTTGCCGGAGCGGGTGGAGGTGTACCAGCACCGTTCCGGCCGGACCGGACGGGCGGGCCGTACGGGCACGGTGGTGTTGCTGTATGGCCCGCGCGAGCGGCGGACGGTGGCGGACCTCGAGCGCGCCTTGCGCCGGCGGTTCGAGCGCCTTGCGCCTCCCACCCCTGGAGAGGTGCAGCGCGCGCAGCTGGCCGCGCTGCTCCAGCGCGCGGCGGCTCAGCCCGAAGCGGACCGAGCGGTGTGGCGGGAGGTGGCGCGGGACTGGGTGGCCCGCGGGGACACCGAGTCCCTCGCGGGGTTGCTCGCGATGCTCCTTGGAGGCGCCCCGCCCCAACGGAGCCTCCTGACCGGGGAGGAGGGCTGGGTGACCCTCGAGCTTAAAGGGCGTAACCTCACGACCGCGCGGGTGGTGGGGGCGTTGCGGCACGCGGGAGCGGGGGAGGTCGGCCGGGTGAGCGTGGGGAGTACCGCTGCGGTGGCGTACGCGGACCTCAGGCCCGCGGACCTCGAGACGCTGGACGCGAACGCGGCGCGGGGGATCGCGATGCGTGTGGCGGAGGCGGTGCAGACCGAACCGCGCCCTGTACGGCCTCGCCGTGCGGTAGCGCGGTAGGGTGTTAGGTGGTGAACGCCCCGGGGTGAGCCCCGGGGCGTTGTGTTTGCTGGGGGGTTAGGCCCCGACGGGTTCCGCGAGCTTTCGCGCGAGCGCGGCGGCTTGATCGAGGGCTTCTTGGATGATGGATTGGGCGCGGTCGGGGTGCTGGTTCATGCCTTCGGCGATGACGGTGTGCACGTCGGTGATCCCGATGAAGTTGAGGGCGGCGCGGAGGTAGCTTTGGGTGTGCTCGAAGGCATTCATGGGCGGGGTGGAGTACACGCCGCCGCGCGCTTCGAGGATCACCGCGGTTTTACCTTTGGCGAGGCCTTCGAATCCGGACTCGGTGTAGCGGAAGGTCTTGCCGGCCACGATGACCGCGTCCATGTAGGCCTTGAGGAGGGGGGGGTAGCCGAAGTTCCACATGGGCGCGGCGAAGACGATGAGGTCGCTCGCGAGGAACTCTTCGACGAGTTCGTTGAGCCGGGCGGTCTTCGCGGCTTCCGTTTCGGTAAGGGGAGTGTTTTGGGCGAGTTTGTTCCAGGCGTTGAAGACGTCGGCGTCCAGGAGGGGAAGGTGGGTGGCGTACAGGTCGAGTTCGGTGATCTGGGCGTTGGGGTTGGCGGTGCGGTAGGCCTCGAGGAAACGCTGGCCGAGCTGGAGGGAGACGGACTGATCGAGGGG
This region of Marinithermus hydrothermalis DSM 14884 genomic DNA includes:
- a CDS encoding FMN-dependent NADH-azoreductase, translated to MRNVLYVKANPKPLDQSVSLQLGQRFLEAYRTANPNAQITELDLYATHLPLLDADVFNAWNKLAQNTPLTETEAAKTARLNELVEEFLASDLIVFAAPMWNFGYPPLLKAYMDAVIVAGKTFRYTESGFEGLAKGKTAVILEARGGVYSTPPMNAFEHTQSYLRAALNFIGITDVHTVIAEGMNQHPDRAQSIIQEALDQAAALARKLAEPVGA
- a CDS encoding DEAD/DEAH box helicase translates to MQFNELSLKPEVQQALRERGFTTLTPVQAATLPHALEGRDVIAQARTGTGKTLAFALPIAERLEPARAKGRAPRALVLAPTRELALQVAGELDWAAPHLEVLTVYGGTGYGQQAQALRRGCDVVVATPGRALDYLRRGVLDLARVEVVVLDEADEMLSMGFEEDVEALLAAAVSARQTLVFSATMPSWARRLAERHLKDPFVANLVKDEAVTYRELAIEAPTATRIAVLSDVLHAYGAGRAIVFTRTKAETDALATALAGRRHAAEAVHGDLSQAARERVVARFRKGLVRVLVATDVAARGLDVPEVELVVHYRLPERVEVYQHRSGRTGRAGRTGTVVLLYGPRERRTVADLERALRRRFERLAPPTPGEVQRAQLAALLQRAAAQPEADRAVWREVARDWVARGDTESLAGLLAMLLGGAPPQRSLLTGEEGWVTLELKGRNLTTARVVGALRHAGAGEVGRVSVGSTAAVAYADLRPADLETLDANAARGIAMRVAEAVQTEPRPVRPRRAVAR